The Pirellulales bacterium genome window below encodes:
- a CDS encoding CRTAC1 family protein, with protein MSRAWKQIILGVMLVGLLGIAAIQGSGGIAQFWARLTGRADSIAAQPLEDAESLRRYGFHLTECAKKCGIDFVHEAPTLDSKLAHIMPIVASMGAGVSVVDFDGDGLLDIYVVTSKEGGKNRLYHNRGDGTFEDVAEAMGVADLNRPGTGVCTGAVWADYDNDGWPDLLVYKWGRPELFHNKQGKGFERVTDKAGLPAWINANSACWLDYNRDGLPDLFIAGYWPDDVNLWDLKTTRMMPESFEYAKNGGRKYLLRNRGDGTFEDVTERVGIKSTRWTLGVAAADLCGTGYPDLVLANDYGVSEFYANKGGERFEEVGYETGIGVAPKSGMSVSFGDVLNQGELDLYISNITEAGNLVQGNNLWVPVGQTSQGLPRYLNQAATLNVERGGWSWGAKFGDLNNDGQLDLYLTNGYISANKGESYWYDYGKIAGGLKGLIGDASLWPPIGQQSLAGRQAKCLWLNKGGDFTDVAAAVGAVDRFDGRAVVLADLFNRGLLDVLVVNQKGPLLLYKNTVAAGRDWVQFELHGGARPNGESGPNSEHRWSNRDAIGAKVRLYWSQGREGPVQRQLQVVTAGDGFASQGMRRLHFGLGPDARIEKAEIQWPSGRSQTIVAPKVNMLHKIDEPAS; from the coding sequence ATGAGTCGGGCTTGGAAGCAGATCATCCTCGGCGTCATGCTCGTCGGCCTGCTGGGCATTGCGGCGATCCAAGGATCCGGTGGGATCGCGCAGTTCTGGGCTCGCCTGACCGGACGAGCCGACTCCATTGCAGCGCAGCCTCTCGAAGATGCGGAATCATTGCGGCGCTACGGATTTCACTTGACCGAATGCGCGAAAAAATGCGGAATCGATTTCGTCCACGAAGCGCCAACTCTCGATTCGAAGCTCGCCCACATCATGCCCATCGTCGCCTCGATGGGCGCCGGAGTTTCCGTCGTCGACTTCGACGGCGACGGATTGCTCGACATTTATGTCGTCACGAGCAAGGAAGGCGGAAAGAACCGCCTATATCACAATCGGGGCGACGGCACCTTCGAGGATGTGGCCGAAGCGATGGGGGTCGCCGATTTGAATCGGCCCGGCACCGGCGTTTGCACGGGGGCCGTCTGGGCTGACTACGACAACGACGGCTGGCCGGATTTGCTGGTGTACAAATGGGGACGACCCGAGCTGTTCCACAACAAGCAAGGGAAGGGCTTCGAGCGGGTCACCGACAAGGCCGGTTTGCCCGCCTGGATCAACGCGAACTCCGCCTGCTGGCTAGATTACAACCGCGACGGCTTGCCCGATTTGTTCATCGCTGGTTATTGGCCCGACGACGTGAATCTGTGGGATTTGAAAACCACGCGGATGATGCCGGAATCGTTCGAGTACGCGAAGAACGGGGGCCGCAAGTATCTGCTTCGCAATCGCGGCGACGGCACCTTCGAGGATGTGACGGAGCGCGTCGGCATCAAGAGCACGCGCTGGACGCTCGGCGTCGCGGCAGCCGATCTCTGCGGCACGGGGTATCCGGATTTGGTGCTTGCCAACGATTACGGCGTTTCCGAATTCTACGCCAATAAGGGAGGCGAGCGATTCGAAGAGGTCGGCTATGAAACGGGCATCGGCGTCGCTCCCAAGAGCGGCATGAGCGTCAGCTTCGGCGACGTACTGAATCAGGGAGAGTTAGACCTCTATATCTCGAACATTACCGAGGCGGGAAATCTGGTGCAGGGGAACAATCTGTGGGTACCGGTCGGACAAACCAGCCAGGGCCTGCCGCGCTATCTCAATCAGGCAGCGACTCTCAATGTCGAGCGCGGCGGCTGGAGCTGGGGCGCCAAATTCGGAGACCTGAACAACGACGGACAGCTCGATCTCTATCTCACCAACGGCTACATCTCGGCCAACAAGGGTGAGAGCTATTGGTATGACTACGGCAAGATCGCCGGCGGCTTGAAAGGTCTGATCGGCGACGCGAGCCTCTGGCCGCCAATCGGTCAGCAAAGCTTGGCTGGCCGGCAAGCGAAATGCCTCTGGCTCAATAAGGGGGGCGATTTTACGGACGTCGCCGCCGCCGTGGGCGCCGTCGATCGATTCGACGGCCGGGCGGTCGTGCTCGCCGACCTGTTTAATCGTGGCCTGCTCGACGTGCTCGTCGTCAACCAAAAGGGACCGCTGCTTCTCTACAAAAACACGGTCGCCGCCGGCCGGGATTGGGTGCAATTCGAGCTTCACGGCGGGGCACGACCAAACGGCGAAAGCGGCCCAAACAGTGAACACCGCTGGAGCAACCGCGACGCCATCGGGGCGAAGGTTCGACTATACTGGAGCCAGGGCCGCGAGGGGCCGGTTCAACGGCAACTGCAAGTGGTGACTGCGGGAGACGGCTTCGCCTCGCAAGGCATGCGGCGCTTGCATTTCGGCTTGGGACCCGACGCTCGTATTGAAAAGGCGGAGATCCAATGGCCGTCGGGTCGAAGCCAGACGATTGTCGCCCCCAAAGTCAACATGCTTCACAAGATCGACGAGCCTGCATCATGA
- a CDS encoding deoxyguanosinetriphosphate triphosphohydrolase — protein MPSSGSSAFAEREAMLLAPYAMHSVDSAGRKHPEPPHAYRAPFARDRDRIIHSAAYRRLSYKTQVFTGELGDYHRSRLTHTLEVSLIARTLGRTLRLNEDLVEALAVQHDIGHPPFGHSGEETLDECLRTVGGFSHNRQALRIVEQLERRYPTFPGLNLSREVLAGQAARAEKTTESLSESGRGLSPFVSAAADSMEAGQKGTVSLSAGGTRIGAESRRPLLETQVVDAADSVAYDTHDADDAMELGLLALDDLLEVPLWREAARRVNEQYAGLAGPELRRAVLHELIDWQAGDLLAESQKQLGELKIDSVEAVRRAPVAIRHSAELADLKSDLEAMLHDRVYRHPQVLEMRAHAQARLEEMFNGYLQRPELLPEGFLARAASTGLLRTVGDYLAGMTDRFALREHARLFASA, from the coding sequence ATGCCCTCTTCCGGTTCTTCTGCATTTGCCGAACGCGAGGCGATGCTACTCGCGCCGTACGCGATGCACAGCGTTGACTCGGCAGGCCGAAAGCATCCCGAGCCGCCGCATGCTTATCGTGCGCCGTTTGCTCGCGATCGCGACCGGATCATTCACAGCGCCGCGTATCGGCGGCTGAGCTACAAGACGCAAGTCTTCACGGGAGAACTCGGCGATTACCATCGCAGCCGGTTGACGCACACGCTCGAGGTGAGTCTCATCGCCCGCACGCTCGGCCGGACCCTGCGCCTGAACGAGGATCTGGTCGAGGCGCTGGCCGTGCAGCACGACATCGGCCATCCGCCGTTCGGCCACTCGGGAGAAGAGACGCTCGATGAATGTCTGCGGACTGTCGGCGGCTTTAGCCACAACCGCCAAGCGCTGCGGATCGTCGAGCAGCTCGAGCGCCGCTATCCAACCTTCCCCGGCTTGAATCTGTCGCGCGAAGTGCTCGCAGGGCAAGCCGCTCGTGCGGAGAAGACGACCGAAAGCCTATCCGAAAGCGGCAGGGGACTGTCCCCTTTTGTGTCCGCCGCGGCGGATTCGATGGAAGCGGGACAAAAGGGGACTGTCTCCCTCTCCGCAGGCGGTACTCGGATAGGCGCCGAGTCGCGGCGACCGTTGCTGGAGACTCAAGTCGTCGACGCGGCAGACAGCGTCGCCTACGACACGCACGACGCCGACGACGCGATGGAATTGGGTCTGCTCGCGCTCGACGATTTGCTGGAAGTCCCCTTATGGCGCGAAGCGGCGCGCCGCGTGAACGAGCAGTACGCGGGGCTGGCCGGCCCCGAGCTGCGCCGCGCTGTGCTGCACGAGCTGATCGATTGGCAAGCCGGCGACTTGCTTGCCGAGAGCCAAAAGCAGCTCGGCGAATTGAAGATCGACAGCGTCGAAGCGGTCCGCCGCGCGCCGGTCGCGATCCGGCACAGCGCCGAACTCGCCGACTTGAAATCGGATTTGGAAGCGATGCTGCACGATCGGGTCTATCGTCATCCGCAAGTGCTCGAGATGCGCGCCCATGCTCAAGCCCGGCTCGAGGAAATGTTCAATGGATATTTGCAGCGCCCGGAATTGCTTCCCGAAGGTTTTCTCGCTCGCGCCGCGAGCACCGGCTTGCTGAGAACAGTGGGCGACTACCTCGCCGGCATGACCGACCGCTTCGCCCTGCGCGAGCACGCCCGGCTTTTTGCTTCGGCCTGA
- a CDS encoding segregation/condensation protein A, whose protein sequence is MDFLVDLDIFRGPLDLLLYLVRKHEVEITEIPVAPITDQFLAYLAVLEQLDVDSVGDFLDVASTLVEIKSRMVLPRSEEIEDPLEDPRRELVERLLEYKRFKDAATILEERSRDWQQRYPRLASDLAERSRDPADEPIREVELWDLVSAFGRILREKEAAQPSSIVYDDTPIHVYMAQIHSQLVERGQLAFSELFRPHRHKSIVVGLFLAILELVRHHHARVEQNDLYGEIWILPGPEPLGPLNLTLVDDYGPAT, encoded by the coding sequence ATGGATTTCCTCGTCGATCTCGATATTTTCCGCGGCCCGCTCGATCTGTTGCTCTACCTGGTGCGGAAGCACGAGGTGGAGATCACCGAAATTCCGGTCGCGCCGATCACCGACCAGTTTCTGGCGTACCTGGCGGTGCTCGAGCAATTGGATGTCGATTCGGTCGGGGATTTTCTCGACGTAGCCAGCACGCTCGTCGAGATCAAATCGCGCATGGTGCTGCCGCGGAGCGAAGAGATCGAAGACCCGCTGGAAGACCCGCGGCGCGAGCTGGTCGAGCGGCTGCTGGAGTACAAGCGGTTCAAAGATGCCGCGACGATCCTCGAAGAGCGTAGCCGCGATTGGCAACAGCGCTATCCGCGGCTGGCGAGCGACTTGGCCGAGCGCAGCCGCGACCCGGCGGATGAGCCGATCCGCGAGGTCGAGTTGTGGGACCTGGTCAGCGCCTTCGGCCGCATCCTCCGCGAAAAGGAGGCGGCCCAACCTTCGAGCATCGTTTACGACGACACGCCGATCCACGTCTACATGGCCCAGATTCACTCCCAGCTCGTCGAACGCGGGCAACTGGCCTTCAGCGAATTGTTTCGCCCGCATCGCCATAAGTCGATCGTCGTGGGCCTGTTCCTGGCGATCCTGGAATTGGTTCGTCATCATCATGCTCGAGTGGAGCAGAACGATCTCTACGGCGAGATTTGGATTCTGCCCGGCCCGGAGCCGCTGGGGCCCCTGAATCTGACGCTGGTGGACGACTACGGCCCGGCAACGTAG
- a CDS encoding pentapeptide repeat-containing protein, translating to MVPIKDKAGKVLLNVKGDSLVGANLSGAKLEQADLAGADLSGTSMNNTDLRGADLSGANLTKAMMKGVCLEGAFLIGARGTKVDLGEAILHGANLRKVQLQGAKLRLAKLQGADAEEADFSGADLSLADLRANFYRANLSHTDLRGANLSGANLMEADLEQANMLNANLSCVRMARAKINGAVDSRGRRLGGAKVPVIKARPWWQLWG from the coding sequence ATGGTGCCGATTAAAGACAAAGCCGGCAAAGTGCTCCTGAACGTCAAGGGGGACTCGCTCGTTGGCGCCAATCTGTCGGGCGCCAAGCTCGAACAAGCCGATCTCGCCGGCGCCGATCTCTCCGGCACCTCGATGAACAATACCGACCTGCGTGGCGCCGATCTGAGCGGCGCGAATCTCACCAAGGCCATGATGAAGGGAGTATGTCTGGAGGGCGCCTTTCTCATCGGCGCCCGAGGCACGAAGGTCGATCTGGGCGAGGCCATTCTTCACGGGGCAAACCTCCGAAAAGTGCAACTGCAGGGCGCTAAACTGCGCTTGGCCAAGTTGCAAGGGGCCGATGCCGAAGAGGCCGACTTCTCCGGAGCCGATCTGAGCCTGGCCGACTTGCGCGCCAATTTCTACCGGGCGAACCTCTCTCATACGGATCTTCGCGGCGCGAATCTGAGCGGCGCGAATCTCATGGAGGCCGACCTCGAGCAGGCCAACATGCTCAACGCGAATCTGAGCTGTGTCCGAATGGCCCGCGCTAAGATCAACGGCGCGGTCGACTCCCGTGGCCGCCGTCTGGGAGGAGCCAAAGTGCCCGTAATCAAGGCCCGCCCCTGGTGGCAGCTTTGGGGCTGA
- a CDS encoding HIT domain-containing protein, translated as MSHDRLWAPWRLDYIVGKDPPSTDPSRELAWLAGADPHCFLCRGAADSDDRANLVVARGPWTIVVLNRYPYNNGHLLVAPLEHLATLETLTPELQLEIMQTIARYTELLARLMHAEGFNIGLNLGRVAGAGLPGHLHWHIVPRWSGDTNFMPVVADLRVIPQSLDSLLELLHGAGGARGE; from the coding sequence TTGTCGCACGATCGCCTCTGGGCGCCTTGGAGATTGGATTACATCGTAGGCAAAGATCCGCCTTCGACGGACCCGTCGCGCGAACTCGCTTGGCTTGCCGGCGCCGATCCGCACTGTTTTCTGTGCCGCGGCGCAGCCGACTCCGACGATCGGGCCAACCTGGTCGTCGCCCGCGGACCGTGGACGATCGTCGTCCTCAATCGGTATCCGTATAACAACGGGCATCTGCTCGTCGCGCCGCTTGAGCATTTGGCGACGCTCGAGACACTGACCCCCGAATTACAATTGGAGATCATGCAAACGATCGCGCGCTACACGGAATTGCTTGCGCGGCTGATGCATGCCGAGGGGTTCAACATCGGGCTAAACCTCGGCCGCGTCGCCGGGGCCGGCCTGCCGGGGCACCTGCATTGGCACATCGTGCCGCGGTGGAGTGGCGACACGAACTTCATGCCGGTTGTCGCCGATCTCCGCGTCATCCCGCAGTCGCTCGATTCCCTGCTGGAGCTATTGCACGGTGCTGGAGGGGCGAGGGGCGAGTGA